The Cytobacillus oceanisediminis genomic interval GATATGTACATTTGTCAATTTATCTGAGCATTATTCAAATATGTCTCTCTGAGAGAATTGTTCTTCTTCTACAATCAATTGTAAATCATAAAAGGTGATTAGTCTAATGTCATATTCATTTTCTTCCTGATATTTTTTTGCGGTTTCATACAAATATTTAGGGCTTCCCTCTTTTTCCAAATCATAAAAAAGAAGCAGCACATCACTTTTGCTGACAAAAAACTGATTTTTCAGCCTGAATTGCTGTGGGCTTTCATAAGGTTTTTTTGATACTGAATCAACAAAGTCAGCCTGAAGCAGTATGGATTCATACCATTCTTTGTTCGCATCCTTCCAGGACGATTCCTGCTCCAAAAACGGAGTAATGACTGCAAGCTTCAGGTCTTCGTAACCTTCCAGCTTAAGGTCAGATACAACTTCAGCCGCCCAAAGCTCGGCACCCAGCTGCCCGCTGATGATTAC includes:
- a CDS encoding DUF1273 domain-containing protein, encoding MTKVAVISGYKPFEVGIFKNDDPAVGYIKTAIRKSLLSLMDDGLEWVIISGQLGAELWAAEVVSDLKLEGYEDLKLAVITPFLEQESSWKDANKEWYESILLQADFVDSVSKKPYESPQQFRLKNQFFVSKSDVLLLFYDLEKEGSPKYLYETAKKYQEENEYDIRLITFYDLQLIVEEEQFSQRDIFE